A genomic region of Metopolophium dirhodum isolate CAU chromosome 1, ASM1992520v1, whole genome shotgun sequence contains the following coding sequences:
- the LOC132935676 gene encoding eukaryotic translation initiation factor eIF1-like yields the protein MSIQNLNVFDPFADANKGADDDVQDGLVHIRIQQRNGRKTLTTVQGLSSEYDLKKIVRACKMEFACNGTVVDHPEYGEVLQLQGDQRENICQWLTKCGLAKSDQLKVHGF from the exons ATGTCAATCCAAAATCTCAACGTATTTG acccGTTTGCTGATGCAAACAAGGGTGCAGACGATGACGTGCAAGACGGACTTGTTCACATAAGAATTCAACAGCGTAATGGTCGTAAGACATTAACAACGGTTCAAGGTCTGTCGTCAGAATATGACTTGAAGAAGATTGTACGAGCCTGCAAAATG gagtTTGCTTGCAATGGCACTGTAGTTGATCATCCCGAATATGGCGAAGTGTTACAATTACAAGGGGACCAGCGAGAAAACATTTGCCAATGGTTAACTAAATGTGGTCTTGCCAAGTCTGATCAACTCAAGGTCCATGGTTTCTAA